The DNA sequence GAAACAAGAATAATCAGTTTGAGGAATCGAGATGAATTTATTGCAATCCAGTGCGATCTTAACCTGTTTGTGCCTCTTTCAGTTTTGTACCTGGGGGTGTGCAGCAGAGCCCGGTTCACCCAATCAACTGACAAAGCAGGAACAGGAGCAGGGCTTTGAGTTACTGTTCAATGGCAAAGATCTGAAGAACTGGGACCAGAGTGGCAACTGGGAAGTTCAGGAAGGGGTGATTGCCCGAACCGGCAAAGGGGGAAGCCTGACTTTGAAGCAGCAACCTCTGCCGGACGACTTCGAACTTAAGTTTGAGTGGAAAGTCGGCGAAGGAAGTAACAGCGGCGTGTACTATCGCCCTGGACAGTATGAGTATCAGATTCTGGATAATCAGAAACACGCAGATGGGAAAAATCCCCGCACGAGTGCCGCCTCACTTTACTTCTGTATGCCCCCCTCACAGGATGCGACGCGTCCGGTTGGCGAGTGGAACCAGGGGCGGATTGTCTGTAAAGGAACCGTTATTCAGCACTGGTTGAACGGGAAGAAAGTGATCGACTTCGATTACACCGATCCCCGTTATGCCTGGCATGTGGAACTGCTTGCTAACCGGGGTGCCCAACTGACAGACAGGGGAGGTGTACTTTATCTGCAGGATCATGGTGATCCGGTCTGGTATCGCGGTATCAAACTCCGTACGATTCCCGGAGATGAATCGCTGGATCGTAGTCCGGTCAAGCCGGCCACCGTTTCTGATGAGGCCCTGGCGGCTGAGCAGCGGAAACTGCAGCGGATCATGGAGAACCGGGCCCGGCAACAGCAGAAGCAGAAGTAAGCAGATCTTGCTGCAACCTTCTGGTTGCTCCCGGTGGAAACGTATTCTTAATTGCTGAAGTGAATGGTTAACGAAATGAGTTTGAGATCAATTTGTGGAATCGTGCTGGCGCTGCTGCTCCTGTCTGAAGTGAGCGTTGCCCGAGAGCCGGTGCGGGTCATTTTTGATACCGATATTTCTGGAGACGTGGATGATGTGCTGGCCCTGGCCATGCTGCATACACTGGCCGATCGAGGGGAATGCGAACTGCTGGCTGTCACAATCTCCAAGATCAACCCGTTGACCGGTCCCTTCACAGATGCTGTGAATACGTTTTACGGGCGGGGAGAGATTCCGATTGGAGTGACCCGGGATGCACAACGTCGCGAGAGCCGTTACCTCAAGCTGGTAAATGAAAAGGACGGAGAGGAGTGGCGCTATCCACATGATGTTCGCTCCAATGAAGATTTACCTGATGCGGTGACAGTGCTGCGTAAGACACTGATGGCACAGCCGGATCATTCGGTGGTCTTGATTCAGGTCGGGTTGGCAGCGAATCTCGCAGATCTGGTGGAATCGAAGGCCGATGAGATCAGCCCTCTGAGCGGAAAGGAACTGATCCGCCAGAAAGTGAGTCTCGTGTCCGTGATGGCCGGTGCGTTTGAACCGATTGACGGCAATCAGCACTTCCTGGAAGCCAATATTCGCAACGGAATCAAGTCGATGCAGCGGTTCGTCAACCAGTGGCCCCGGGAAGTCCCCGTGATCTGGAGCGGTTTTGAAATTGGCATCGCGGTTCGATATCCACGGGAGAGCATTGCGCGGGATTTCAGCTACCGTTCACATCATATCGTGCGCGAAGCCTATCTGTTGCACAGTGGTCCCGAGCATGATCGTCCCAGCTGGGATCTGACCAGTGTGCTCTACGCGGTTCGGCCGGATGACGGATATTTCACGTTGTCACAGCCGGGACGGGTGACCGTGGAGGACGACGGTTTTCTGAAATTCCAGCCGGAAGAACTGGGGCGCGACCGTTATCTGGAAATGAATTCCGAACAGGCGATTCGCGTACGCGAAGTACTGCGGGATCTGGTCAGCCAGCCTCCTGCCCGTTGTGCGCCTTGATGTCTGAACCAGAGTGCCGGAAGCAGAGATTCCAGACACTCCTCACGTCATTTGCTGACTTTGCGGTTCACTTCTTCCAGTAGAATATCGATGGACTCACACATCTCCTTTTTCAGCGCATGCAGACTGTTCTGCATGACGGCCAGGCCGTCAATGCGCTGCGTGCTCTGTTGAATCTCTTCTGTTGTGCTGGCGGCAACAACTGGTTCCGGCTCTTCTATTTCCGGCGGTGGTTCGGACGAGCGCATGGAACCACGCAATTTGTTGACGAGTAGTTCCGTGTCAATGGGTTTAATTAATAGATCTTTAAACCCGATCGCCAGTGCGTCCCTGGTCATTTCTTTCATGCGGGGAGAGGAGGTTCCATGCTCCCGGGTTACCATCAGAAAGAAGTTAAGCGGGGGGATGATCCCTTCATCATTGAAACGTTCAATTTTGGAGGCGGCTTTGTAGAGATCGATGGCATTCATGGAGGGCAGGAAGAGGCTGGTGAGCACGGCGTCGACGGAAAAATCTGTTTTGAGAATGGTGAGCGCTTCTTCCCCACTCTCTGCAGATACCGTGTCAAAATTGTGGCGGGAGAGTTTCTGGTTCAAACTCTGACGTATGAACCCGATTTCATCGACAATCAGTATTTTCATTTTCGATTCCTGCTGTGAATTAAAATCATTCGCTGTCAGCTACTTGATTTGGGGGTCTTTCACTTAATCATCTATCGCCTTCTCGAAATAAAATAAAAATGGGGGATATTACCCAATTCCAGGTAGAGTATTCACCTCCTTATTGTATTTGAAGGCCGGGATAGGTAGAACAGGTGAAATGGGATGTGTCCAGGTGCTATATTTATACGTAATTGGGCCTGTTTCACTCCTGAATCTTACTCCAAGAAAAATCAATTCTGAAGACAGCTAAATTGAGCCGGTCATACCTGTTTTAGCCAGCATTCCTGTTATCAGGGCTACTCTCAAGCTCATTATCAGCGTGCTCGCGAACGATAGACGCTGTATTTCAGCCGCATTTTGAAAAGAACTGAAGTTCGAGACGACGGATCGTTTCTTCGGTACTCCTCCCCTCTACATTCAGTTGGCTCTCTTTGTGTTCTTCAATACCCAGATACAGAACCACACTGGAAATCGGTACTACTTGATCTAAAAAAAAAAACTGACAAGTATTTAAAACTAAATAACTTGAAGAAAACACAGTCGACCTGCTGCCAGCTATCACGTATTTAATATAGACAAAGAGATAGATAAGTAAGGAAGGCGGACTCATGTGTTTACAGCGGGGGAGTCTATTAATTCGCTCCGTCTGTGAAAGCACTTTTGCTTTCTTAATGGATTAAACAGAGTAACTGAGATCTGTGGCTTGCGTATGAGAGTCTTTGACGGGAACGCGTTCCACGTTCAGGTTGAAATTGAACGACGTAATTCTATGACTCTTTATTAGATGCTTGGACAACTTTGAACAGACACACTTTTAGAGGCCCGAATGAGCGATTTTGTCGTGTATGTGATCGATGATGATCTCGACGTGCTGGATTCTATTGCAACACTACTTTCCACATCAGGTTATGAAGTAAAAACGTATCACAACGTCTACGAATTTCTGGAATCGAAAGAGAATTCCACTCCGGGTTGTGTGCTGATCGATCTGGTCATGCCTGAAATCTGTGGCATTGAATCAATGGAACTGATTCGCAAACAGCGGTTATTTTATCCGGTCGTGATGATGAGTGCCTACGGAGATATTGAAAAAGCAGTTTCAGCAGTCAAACTCGGGGCCTGCGATTACCTGGAAAAGCCGTTTGAGAAAGAGAAGTGCATCAAAGCGATCGAATACGCGAGATCACAACTCAATGAGGAAGGCGGTCCTGCCGATGCGGACAGTCAGGAATATCTGGAACTCTACGACAACTTAACCCGTCGCGAAAAACAGGTCTTTCACCTGATTGCAGATGGTCAGGCGGGAAAACAAATTGCGAATGCGATGTCCATCAGCTATCGCACCATGGAAAAACATAAAGCCAACGTGTTGAACAAGCTGGGCATTTCGAGTGCAACGGATATCGTGCATATCCTGTATAAAAATCAAAGACCTGCCCGGTTTTCAGAAAGACGGGAACGACGCCTGAGTTCCATTCTGTCATACTCAAACAGCCACTGAGCGGCAGGATAATCTGCCTGACCGTTCAGGCTTAACTGAGCTTTTCAATCGCTTAACCACGCTGGTTTTAAACTGTTGCCCTCGATTAGTGAGGCACGATCTGCCTGTCCCGAAGCTGGATTGGGGGGATTCCCCCATCGATTTTGACTGATCGAAAGTCGATAAACCGAACATCAGCATATTTTAACTC is a window from the Gimesia benthica genome containing:
- a CDS encoding 3-keto-disaccharide hydrolase, with protein sequence MNLLQSSAILTCLCLFQFCTWGCAAEPGSPNQLTKQEQEQGFELLFNGKDLKNWDQSGNWEVQEGVIARTGKGGSLTLKQQPLPDDFELKFEWKVGEGSNSGVYYRPGQYEYQILDNQKHADGKNPRTSAASLYFCMPPSQDATRPVGEWNQGRIVCKGTVIQHWLNGKKVIDFDYTDPRYAWHVELLANRGAQLTDRGGVLYLQDHGDPVWYRGIKLRTIPGDESLDRSPVKPATVSDEALAAEQRKLQRIMENRARQQQKQK
- a CDS encoding response regulator, whose translation is MKILIVDEIGFIRQSLNQKLSRHNFDTVSAESGEEALTILKTDFSVDAVLTSLFLPSMNAIDLYKAASKIERFNDEGIIPPLNFFLMVTREHGTSSPRMKEMTRDALAIGFKDLLIKPIDTELLVNKLRGSMRSSEPPPEIEEPEPVVAASTTEEIQQSTQRIDGLAVMQNSLHALKKEMCESIDILLEEVNRKVSK
- a CDS encoding response regulator transcription factor, with the protein product MSDFVVYVIDDDLDVLDSIATLLSTSGYEVKTYHNVYEFLESKENSTPGCVLIDLVMPEICGIESMELIRKQRLFYPVVMMSAYGDIEKAVSAVKLGACDYLEKPFEKEKCIKAIEYARSQLNEEGGPADADSQEYLELYDNLTRREKQVFHLIADGQAGKQIANAMSISYRTMEKHKANVLNKLGISSATDIVHILYKNQRPARFSERRERRLSSILSYSNSH
- a CDS encoding nucleoside hydrolase — its product is MSLRSICGIVLALLLLSEVSVAREPVRVIFDTDISGDVDDVLALAMLHTLADRGECELLAVTISKINPLTGPFTDAVNTFYGRGEIPIGVTRDAQRRESRYLKLVNEKDGEEWRYPHDVRSNEDLPDAVTVLRKTLMAQPDHSVVLIQVGLAANLADLVESKADEISPLSGKELIRQKVSLVSVMAGAFEPIDGNQHFLEANIRNGIKSMQRFVNQWPREVPVIWSGFEIGIAVRYPRESIARDFSYRSHHIVREAYLLHSGPEHDRPSWDLTSVLYAVRPDDGYFTLSQPGRVTVEDDGFLKFQPEELGRDRYLEMNSEQAIRVREVLRDLVSQPPARCAP